CTGCTGCTATTCAGGAGTTATTTCTATGATGAAAAGCCATCATATTACGGCGGGCAAGCCGGTGGTGAGTGTGGCGGTGACGCTGGCCTGGATTCTTGGGTTTGTGGCGATCCCTTCGATCTCCTGGCATATTCCCCCTGATCCGGTCAATTACGCGCTTTCGTTTAATCTGAGGTGGATCTGGATTATCGCTTTTGCGGTGATCTGGCTGATGTTCCAACTGTTCTGGCGCGCGTCGTCGGAGACTACCAAGCTTTCGCTGGGTGTGTCGTATACGCTGGTCTGGCTGGCGCTGGCGTTCTTTTTCCCGTTCAAGGATCCGAATATCGAGAGCCAGGCGGGCGCGGTGGCGTTCTTTACGCTGGCCGGTGGGCTGGGGGTGGTGTTGATCTGGACGCGCTTTCTGGCCGACGAGTTTTAAGCCGGGCAAAGGCTGCAACTGAGCGATACACATGACCGGGTATTTCACCCGGTCATGTTTTTATGCTCGCGCGCCTATCTGCTATTCAGGCGCGCGCTGTCGCTGCCGCGACAAACCCGCCTACGAGGGATTCTTTGATGGCGGCTGAGCCGCGCAGGTGGACCCAGATGGGGCCTTCGTTCGGCTCGAAGACTAACTCGAAGGTGAAGAACGGGCAGCAGCGGCGCTCGGTGAGGGTAAACTCCAGCAGCCTGCTGGCCCAGGTGTCGCCGCCGGGGAAACGAAAGGCATAGCCGTCGTCCAATTCGCGCACCTGCTCGACCTCGTGGAAGAGGGCGCGGACCTCTTCTCCTCGCTTGACATGTTCATCCCCGGTTAAGTTGCAGGCAATCGGGGTGTCTTCTACGGCGGGTGTTTGTTCAATCATCCTGAGAACCCTTTCTTGATCATCGCTCTTTCAGACGGTTCCACCACCTATCGGGGGCCACTTGTAGCGCCGCCGTCTCGGCGGCTCAACGTTGGCCTGCTGGTCCGGTGGCCTGGAGGGCGAACGCGCGCCCTGGCGCAGCGTTGGCCGCCAAGATGGCGGCGCTACAAGTACCACGCCTCGTCTGCCAACACTTCCTGTGTAGTGGAACTTTTTCAGGCGTTTGCAAACGCTCCATGCGTTCGCTATAGTCTAGTGTAATTGTTAAAGTGTGCTTTAAGTCAAGGGGGAATAGGCGATCTGATGGAAGAACTGACGATTAGTGAGGTGGCGCGGCGCGCGGGCGTGCGGCCTTCAGCGATCCGCTACTATGAGAGCGTCGGAGTCTTGCCCGCGCCCGCGCGCGCGAGCGGACGCCGACGGTATGATGTCAGCGTGCTGGAGCGGCTGGCGGTCATTCAGTTGGCTCAGGAGGCGGGCTTTACGGTGGCGGAGATCAAGGGTCTGTTCTCTGATTTTGCGCCAGAGGTTCCTGCTTCGGCGCGCTGGCAGGCGCTGGCAACCGAGAAGCTTGCCGAGGTGGAGGCGCTCATTGCCAGGGCGCAGAACATGAGGCGGTTGCTGGAAGAGTGCTTGCTCCAGTGCCGGTGTCTGAGCCTGGAGGAATGTGGGCGGCTGATTGGAAGCCGGTAGCCGCCCCGCTCAGCCCCACCCCGCTTGCCGCCAGGGACGGCGGCGGTACACGCGCCCCGCTCAGCCCCGCTCGCCGCCAGGGACGGCGGCGGTACGGGTGAAGGCGGCTCTTTACACAAGAGGACGCCGCGAAGGTTCTGGCGCAAAAAACGGTCAGGGGGGGAGCGGTCGGCGGGTGGGATGCCAGCCACCTGCCGACCGAGGAGGGAAAAGAGGGAAGAGGGAAAACTTCTTCTACGCAGACTATATGGCCCCTTTGTTACGGTCTGGTGAACCTTCTGTTAAAGTTGAGGCCATTTCTCTTCGGGTTGATAGAGTGATGGTAATACGCCGGTGGTATGTTTGTCAGTGAAGCAGACCACAGCCGTTCTGTGAACCAGGACCATCTGGCACAGAACCTGCGGAAAATGGAGGAAGGAGTAGTGCAGCCCTTCCTTACTTGCATGCGCGCCTGATCAGGGCGTAATATGAGCGATGGCTGGAAAGGCAAAGAGCCGTGAGAGGTCTGTATCATAGAGGCAGTGAAGAGCCGATTGGGTTTTCAGGCGTTTGGGAAGAAACATGGTGCGCTCGCGCCCGGCTGGCATGGCAGGCGGAGCGTTATCGAGCCTGGCTGCGCGAGCAGGGGTGTTCGCGCGATCAAGCCGCAGAGATGGCTATACGTTTGCTGATGGCGAGCGAGCCGGATGCGCCGCCGCCGACCCCTTCACATCCCCCACTGATCCACTAGGGGCATTGGTACCCTCAGCGCCCCATCAGTTTCATTATCAACCATGTACCGACAGCCCCCAGGAATAAGAAGGGGGAGGCGGTCAGCACGAGGACGAAGATGCTGAGGTTGTGGAATAATCCTTCTCCCGCGCGCACGGCCTGGGCCAAGGGGAAGCCGATGGCGACGGTCAAGGTGGCGACGAGCAGGGCGAGCCAGGGCAGCCGCCCGCTGCGCCCGCGCGGCGAGGCAGCGCCGACGAGCAGGCCAGCCCCCCACAGGATGAGGCCAAAGACGAGCGCCTTGAAGATTACGTCCTGGATGTTTACCTGGGGAAGCTGCGCGTAGGTGAAGAAAAGCACGGCGGCGCTTGCTATGCCCACGAGCAGGCCAGCGATCAATTCTATTTCTGGCGCTGAGATGCCCAGCGAGCGCCTGCTCGTTGCTGTCGGCGCGACGCGGTTTGGCGGTTGGGGTGGGATTTGAGGAGGCTGTACCTGAACTGCGGGCGCCGGCGGATTCTGGAATCCAGCCGTTGGCCTGGGCAGCGGGGGGATGATGGCCGATGGATGGCGCGCCTGTTCTGGCGGTGGGGGCGCTTGCGGTGGGGGCGGTGGGAAGAACTGCTCCGCCTGAAGCGGCGGCTGGGCAGGCGCGGGAAGGGGCGCTGGCATCTGCGGTATGGGCTGGATAAGCTCTGGCCCAGGCGCGCGCTGCGCCTGGGCCAGCGGGGGCTGGGCGATCTGTTGTGGCGGCGGTGGCGGCGGTGGTACACGCTGCTGCTGGGCGCGCTGGGCGGGCGCGGCTCCCACTGGCGGGATCATGCTGGTCATGAGGCTGGGGAAGATGGCCGAGTCTTCGAGGCCAGGGTAGACCTGCGCGGGGCGGTGTTCAGCGATGGCGCGGAGTTCTTCGGCTACTTCGGTGGCGCGCCAGGGTTTGCGATCAGGTGATGGCCGCCGGTCATTGGGGTCGTAGGCCATGAGGGTGATGATGAGAAAGTCAATGCGCCGCGCCTGGACGGCATCGAGGATGCCGGGCGTGAGGGCGGCGCTGGGCCGCGCGGGGAGGGGCAGGCCGAGGGAGGGGGGCCGCAGGCCGGTGAGCATGTGATAGAGCGTGGCGGCCAGGCCGTACATGTCGCTGCGCCCGTCGGCTCCTTTGCCAAGGGCCTGTTCGGGGGCGATATAGTCGGGAGTGCCCCATTGGGTCATGGCGCGCCTGCCGGTGAGGACGGCGGCGAGGCCAAAGTCGGTGACTTTGATCTGCCCATCGGAGGAGCGTATCAAGACGTTGTCGGGTTTGATGTCGCGGTGGATGATGGGCGGCTGGCGCGAGTGGGCGTAGGCGAGGGCGTCGGCGACGGTGGCGGCCATG
Above is a genomic segment from Ktedonobacterales bacterium containing:
- a CDS encoding MerR family transcriptional regulator; translation: MEELTISEVARRAGVRPSAIRYYESVGVLPAPARASGRRRYDVSVLERLAVIQLAQEAGFTVAEIKGLFSDFAPEVPASARWQALATEKLAEVEALIARAQNMRRLLEECLLQCRCLSLEECGRLIGSR
- a CDS encoding serine/threonine-protein kinase; the protein is MIPSFAQPSLIGQRYKVIQRLGGGAMGAVFLATDNQRSDERVAIKVPAASRHWRAEYERRVLKEIGILSALQHPNIIAIQDWGQDPQLGPYIVMEYIEGGSILQLMAKYPGQRLGPLESLRMAATVADALAYAHSRQPPIIHRDIKPDNVLIRSSDGQIKVTDFGLAAVLTGRRAMTQWGTPDYIAPEQALGKGADGRSDMYGLAATLYHMLTGLRPPSLGLPLPARPSAALTPGILDAVQARRIDFLIITLMAYDPNDRRPSPDRKPWRATEVAEELRAIAEHRPAQVYPGLEDSAIFPSLMTSMIPPVGAAPAQRAQQQRVPPPPPPPQQIAQPPLAQAQRAPGPELIQPIPQMPAPLPAPAQPPLQAEQFFPPPPPQAPPPPEQARHPSAIIPPLPRPTAGFQNPPAPAVQVQPPQIPPQPPNRVAPTATSRRSLGISAPEIELIAGLLVGIASAAVLFFTYAQLPQVNIQDVIFKALVFGLILWGAGLLVGAASPRGRSGRLPWLALLVATLTVAIGFPLAQAVRAGEGLFHNLSIFVLVLTASPFLFLGAVGTWLIMKLMGR